A region from the Thermanaeromonas toyohensis ToBE genome encodes:
- a CDS encoding DJ-1/PfpI family protein: MQASKMILMFVGDYVEDYEAMFPFQALTMLGYIVHTVSPGKQAGETVKTAIHDFEKEQTYSEKPGHKLLLTATFDTIEPHRYAGLVIPGGRSPEYLRLNERVLEITRYFFVTNRPVAVTCHGPQILIAAGVLKGRLCTGYPGLKPDLILAGAIWGEVDETLSNVYVDGNLVSCASWRGNPEWMRQFVRLLTSKSYGF, translated from the coding sequence ATGCAGGCTAGCAAAATGATCCTTATGTTTGTCGGTGATTATGTAGAAGACTATGAAGCCATGTTCCCTTTTCAAGCTTTAACCATGTTAGGATATATCGTACATACTGTTTCCCCTGGAAAACAAGCCGGGGAAACAGTAAAAACCGCTATTCATGATTTCGAAAAGGAACAAACTTACAGTGAAAAACCCGGTCATAAGCTCCTTCTTACGGCCACTTTTGATACCATTGAGCCCCATAGGTATGCCGGCCTAGTTATCCCTGGGGGTCGCTCACCTGAGTATTTGCGCCTGAACGAACGGGTGCTAGAAATCACCCGCTACTTTTTTGTAACCAATAGGCCCGTAGCCGTTACTTGCCACGGGCCCCAGATTCTGATAGCCGCCGGCGTACTTAAGGGTAGGCTTTGTACAGGTTATCCCGGCCTTAAGCCTGATCTTATCTTAGCCGGTGCTATATGGGGTGAAGTAGACGAAACTCTATCTAACGTCTATGTCGATGGCAACCTGGTCTCTTGTGCCTCGTGGCGTGGTAACCCGGAATGGATGCGCCAATTTGTAAGGCTTCTTACTAGTAAGAGTTATGGATTTTAA
- the yfcE gene encoding phosphodiesterase produces the protein MHQLKRIGVISDTHGDVAAWEKALEIWGPVDLIVHAGDVLYHGPRNPLVQAYHPPELAERINASQVPVLIARGNCDADVDQLVLEWPLQSQMVLVQTPYIRLIATHGQGMDKAEMVELAKRYRVDIFIFGHTHVPALEKVEGIVLLNPGSPALPKGQEGATVALIDENSVYLKALKDGKTLGQIHL, from the coding sequence TTGCACCAGCTTAAAAGAATCGGTGTGATCAGCGATACCCATGGAGATGTTGCAGCGTGGGAGAAGGCTTTGGAAATTTGGGGTCCGGTGGATTTAATCGTACATGCAGGCGATGTGCTGTACCATGGGCCGCGCAATCCTTTAGTTCAAGCCTACCACCCGCCGGAACTGGCCGAGCGCATTAATGCTTCCCAGGTACCAGTACTTATAGCCCGGGGCAATTGCGATGCTGATGTAGATCAATTAGTCTTAGAGTGGCCTTTGCAGAGTCAGATGGTGCTGGTACAGACCCCGTATATTCGCCTTATCGCTACTCATGGGCAGGGTATGGATAAGGCGGAAATGGTGGAACTGGCCAAGCGGTACCGGGTAGATATATTTATCTTTGGCCATACCCACGTACCCGCCCTGGAAAAGGTAGAAGGGATTGTTTTATTAAATCCCGGCAGCCCCGCTTTACCTAAAGGCCAAGAAGGGGCCACCGTAGCTCTCATAGATGAAAACTCTGTTTATCTTAAGGCTTTGAAGGATGGAAAAACCTTAGGTCAGATCCATTTATAG
- a CDS encoding tagaturonate reductase yields the protein MQPLNKILLRKGFPFPSNLEVSEYPEGLPERVIQFGEGNFLRAFVDWMFHRLNKEGLFNGRVVVVQPLPQGLVDKLNEQDGLYTLLLYGYQEGKLVEKREIIGSISRALNSYTQWEEVLACATNPDLEFIISNTTEAGIAYDPEDRLELNPPRSFPGKITAFLYRRFQHFQGDPPKGMILLPCELIDRNGDNLKRIVLQLAQDWGLPVEFREWVDQYNLFLNTLVDRVVPGYPRDRAEMLAQELGYRDDLMVVGELFHLWVIEGPEEIKEKLPFHRAGLNVIWTSDLTPYRTRKVRILNGIHTATAAPAFLAGVDTVREAVEHPVWGSFMKEAIFEEIIPSMDLDMEMLKEFAREVLERFRNPYIIHYWQSILLNTTSKYQTRVLPSILGYLERKGALPLRLVFSLAALAYLFKEGKISGRKFYGQRLKGEFTLEDDPKALAFWQEAWEKYQGTEGSLCEVARFILRRSDIWGQDLTPLPGLVDLLARYLGIIMSRGTEAALAAFLG from the coding sequence TTGCAACCTTTAAACAAGATCTTACTTAGAAAAGGATTTCCTTTTCCATCCAACTTAGAAGTAAGCGAATATCCGGAAGGATTGCCGGAGCGGGTCATCCAATTCGGCGAAGGAAACTTCTTGCGGGCCTTTGTAGACTGGATGTTCCATAGACTAAATAAAGAGGGCCTGTTTAACGGGCGGGTGGTGGTAGTACAACCTTTGCCCCAAGGCTTGGTGGATAAGTTAAACGAGCAGGATGGGTTGTATACCCTCCTCCTCTATGGCTACCAGGAAGGGAAGTTGGTGGAGAAGAGGGAGATAATAGGCTCCATAAGCCGGGCCTTAAACTCCTATACCCAGTGGGAAGAGGTTTTAGCTTGCGCGACCAATCCAGATCTAGAGTTTATAATTTCTAACACCACAGAAGCAGGCATCGCTTATGATCCCGAAGATAGGCTAGAGCTAAATCCCCCTCGCTCTTTCCCCGGCAAAATTACGGCTTTCCTTTACCGGCGGTTCCAGCACTTCCAAGGCGATCCCCCAAAAGGGATGATCCTTTTACCCTGCGAGCTAATTGACCGAAATGGGGACAACCTTAAGCGTATTGTTTTACAGTTAGCCCAGGATTGGGGCTTGCCTGTAGAGTTCCGGGAGTGGGTGGACCAGTATAATCTATTTCTTAATACCCTGGTGGACCGGGTAGTACCTGGCTATCCCCGTGACCGGGCAGAAATGCTAGCCCAGGAGCTAGGTTACCGGGACGATCTCATGGTTGTGGGGGAGCTTTTTCACCTCTGGGTAATAGAAGGGCCAGAAGAAATAAAGGAGAAGCTACCTTTCCACCGGGCCGGGCTCAATGTAATTTGGACATCGGATCTTACCCCCTATCGCACGCGCAAAGTTAGAATACTAAACGGGATTCACACAGCTACTGCTGCTCCCGCTTTTTTAGCTGGAGTAGATACGGTAAGGGAAGCTGTAGAGCATCCGGTCTGGGGTTCTTTTATGAAAGAGGCTATATTTGAAGAGATTATTCCTTCTATGGATTTAGATATGGAGATGCTTAAGGAATTTGCGCGGGAAGTTCTGGAGCGCTTCCGTAATCCTTATATCATCCATTACTGGCAGAGCATTCTCTTAAATACCACCTCCAAATACCAGACCAGGGTTTTACCTTCTATCCTGGGGTACTTAGAAAGAAAGGGGGCCCTTCCGCTAAGGCTAGTTTTCTCCTTGGCTGCTTTGGCTTATTTGTTCAAAGAAGGAAAGATTAGCGGGCGAAAGTTCTATGGACAGCGCCTCAAAGGTGAATTTACCCTTGAGGATGATCCCAAAGCCCTTGCCTTCTGGCAAGAAGCCTGGGAAAAGTACCAGGGGACGGAAGGGAGCCTCTGTGAGGTGGCAAGGTTTATCCTACGGAGGAGCGATATTTGGGGGCAGGATTTAACTCCACTTCCTGGGCTGGTGGATCTCCTGGCCCGGTATCTGGGGATTATAATGAGCCGTGGGACAGAGGCGGCTTTAGCAGCGTTTCTGGGATGA
- a CDS encoding UxaA family hydrolase codes for MSKALHIHERDNVAVALVSLPAGEVIRVGGYEVKLLNAIKSGHKFALSPIPEGAEVIKYGFPIGRATRSIQPGEWIHTHNLISGLKELQEYTYNPQSTLAFEVKGQDNKGNLTFSGFYRPDGQVGVRNEIWIIPTVGCVNQLAENLAALARQRFFSLSHIDGFYAFKHPYGCSQLGEDHANTRKLLSSLCHHPNAGGVLVLGLGCENNRMEEFKEALGEFDPRRVKFLVAQEAGDELEEGLKLLGELARYAAEFERIPCPITELRVGLKCGGSDAFSGITANPLVGLVADHIVSQGGTAVLTEVPEMFGAETILMGRAIDKDVFKKIVHLINSWKKYYLDHGQPVYENPSPGNKEGGITTLEEKSLGCVQKGGSSAVVDVLEYGERCRVKGLNLLSAPGNDLVSSTALAAAGCQIILFTTGRGTPFGTCVPTLKVASNSTIYFKKPHWFDFNAGQILEGEGMEELALKLLERVLQVASGQHVKAEIMGYREIAIFKSGVTL; via the coding sequence ATGAGCAAAGCCTTACACATACACGAACGGGACAACGTAGCTGTAGCCTTAGTTTCCTTGCCAGCAGGCGAGGTAATCCGGGTAGGAGGATATGAAGTTAAGCTCCTAAATGCCATAAAGTCCGGCCATAAATTTGCCTTAAGCCCCATCCCGGAAGGAGCGGAAGTAATAAAATACGGATTTCCCATTGGCCGGGCCACCCGCTCTATCCAGCCTGGTGAATGGATTCACACCCATAATCTCATTAGCGGTCTTAAGGAATTACAGGAATACACTTATAATCCCCAGTCAACCTTAGCTTTCGAGGTCAAGGGCCAGGATAATAAAGGAAACCTTACTTTTTCCGGTTTCTACCGTCCCGATGGACAGGTGGGGGTACGTAATGAAATCTGGATTATCCCTACTGTAGGTTGTGTAAACCAACTTGCAGAAAACTTAGCTGCGCTAGCTCGCCAGCGTTTTTTCAGTCTTTCCCACATAGACGGGTTTTACGCCTTTAAGCATCCTTATGGCTGCTCCCAGCTAGGGGAAGACCATGCCAACACCCGGAAGCTCTTAAGCTCCCTCTGCCATCACCCGAATGCTGGTGGGGTACTGGTGTTGGGCCTGGGTTGCGAGAACAATAGGATGGAGGAATTTAAGGAAGCCTTAGGAGAGTTCGATCCCCGGCGGGTGAAATTCCTTGTAGCCCAGGAAGCAGGAGATGAGCTGGAGGAGGGCCTAAAGCTTCTGGGTGAGCTTGCCCGGTACGCGGCAGAATTTGAAAGAATCCCTTGCCCTATAACTGAACTTAGAGTGGGTCTTAAATGCGGCGGCTCAGACGCTTTTTCCGGGATCACCGCCAACCCCCTTGTAGGCCTGGTGGCTGATCATATTGTGTCCCAGGGCGGTACAGCAGTCTTGACTGAGGTGCCGGAGATGTTCGGTGCTGAAACTATACTTATGGGCCGGGCTATCGATAAAGATGTATTTAAAAAGATCGTCCACCTTATAAATAGCTGGAAGAAATACTACCTTGACCACGGCCAACCAGTCTATGAAAATCCCTCACCAGGCAACAAGGAGGGCGGGATCACTACCCTGGAGGAAAAATCCCTAGGGTGTGTCCAAAAAGGCGGAAGTTCTGCGGTGGTGGATGTACTGGAGTATGGTGAACGGTGCCGGGTTAAGGGGTTAAACCTTTTAAGCGCACCGGGTAATGATCTTGTATCTTCCACCGCCTTGGCCGCCGCCGGGTGCCAGATTATCCTTTTTACCACCGGCCGGGGTACACCCTTCGGTACCTGCGTGCCTACCTTAAAGGTCGCCAGCAACAGTACAATTTACTTTAAAAAACCCCATTGGTTTGATTTTAATGCTGGACAGATACTGGAGGGTGAGGGGATGGAGGAACTAGCCTTAAAGCTTTTAGAACGTGTCTTACAGGTGGCTTCCGGCCAGCACGTCAAAGCAGAAATCATGGGTTATCGCGAGATAGCTATTTTCAAATCAGGGGTTACTTTGTGA
- the modA gene encoding molybdate ABC transporter substrate-binding protein, whose translation MNKQDGKGLLITLATFLLALFGLIFLPGCLTTQKSLSLPERELLVFAGAASKPPLEEIANKFQEKTGVKVRLTFGGSGTVLSQMKLSQQGDIYLPGSSDFMEIAKKEGVVDPTTERIVVYLLPAINVPKGNPQNIQKLEDLAKPGLKVALARPDTVCVGLYGAEILEKEGLAEKVKKNIVTYAESCEKVANLVALKQVDAALGWEVFASWEPDKIQTIFLPPEKVPRIGYIPVAISKYTKQENLARQFIEYLTSEEGKSVFKKWGYITTEEEARKLAPHAPVGGEYKLKSPW comes from the coding sequence GTGAACAAGCAGGATGGGAAAGGATTACTTATTACCTTAGCAACTTTTTTACTCGCCTTATTTGGGCTTATCTTTCTTCCGGGGTGCTTAACTACCCAGAAGAGCTTAAGCCTACCGGAAAGGGAGCTTTTAGTTTTTGCTGGAGCAGCTAGCAAGCCCCCTTTAGAGGAGATAGCGAATAAATTCCAAGAAAAGACAGGTGTAAAGGTACGCCTTACCTTCGGCGGCTCAGGAACTGTTTTAAGCCAGATGAAATTATCCCAGCAAGGAGACATTTATTTACCAGGGTCTTCCGACTTTATGGAAATAGCCAAGAAGGAAGGAGTAGTGGACCCCACCACAGAAAGGATAGTTGTTTATTTACTTCCTGCCATCAATGTACCCAAGGGGAATCCCCAAAACATCCAAAAACTTGAAGATTTAGCTAAGCCTGGACTAAAGGTAGCCCTCGCCCGGCCTGATACCGTGTGTGTAGGGTTGTATGGTGCAGAGATATTGGAGAAAGAAGGATTAGCAGAAAAGGTCAAGAAAAATATAGTCACCTATGCGGAAAGCTGTGAAAAGGTAGCTAATCTTGTGGCCTTAAAGCAAGTAGATGCAGCGTTGGGTTGGGAAGTCTTTGCTTCCTGGGAACCCGACAAAATTCAAACTATTTTTCTCCCACCCGAAAAAGTGCCTCGTATCGGATATATACCCGTAGCTATCTCTAAGTACACTAAGCAAGAAAACCTAGCGCGCCAATTTATCGAGTATTTGACCTCTGAGGAAGGGAAAAGCGTATTCAAAAAATGGGGGTATATAACTACTGAGGAGGAAGCCCGGAAATTAGCCCCCCATGCGCCAGTAGGAGGGGAGTATAAGCTAAAATCCCCATGGTAA
- a CDS encoding ABC transporter permease has protein sequence MVRRPDPFHIGLVGLVALIVAYLGLLFFSQITYLTPGRLLDSLKDKEIQFALGLSLKTSFCAAGIAVFLGTPIAYFLARTNFRGKVLVDTLLDLPTVISPVALGAVMLIFFNTPLGLWIQEYLFPVVFTVAGIIVAQATIALSLVIRLVKAVFETIDPHFEIAARVLGESKWGAFRRVTLPLARPGILSAFILAWARALGEFGATVTLAGATKFKTETLPIAIYLNLASVRIEKAVILIWFLLILSCLVLLSVRYLYRRGTYL, from the coding sequence ATGGTAAGAAGACCGGATCCTTTTCATATAGGGTTAGTAGGCCTGGTGGCCCTAATAGTGGCCTATCTAGGTCTTCTCTTTTTTTCTCAAATCACTTACTTAACTCCCGGTAGATTACTGGATAGCCTAAAAGACAAAGAAATCCAGTTTGCCTTAGGGCTTTCCTTAAAGACCTCTTTTTGCGCAGCGGGGATCGCAGTATTTCTAGGCACGCCCATCGCCTATTTTCTAGCTCGTACTAATTTCCGGGGTAAGGTATTAGTGGATACTTTGCTGGATCTACCGACAGTGATTTCACCGGTAGCCCTAGGGGCAGTAATGTTGATATTTTTCAATACCCCCCTTGGTCTGTGGATACAAGAATATCTTTTTCCAGTAGTTTTTACTGTAGCTGGAATAATCGTGGCCCAGGCTACCATAGCCTTGAGCTTGGTTATACGTTTAGTTAAAGCTGTCTTTGAGACCATCGATCCCCATTTTGAGATAGCCGCGCGCGTTCTTGGAGAAAGCAAGTGGGGGGCCTTCCGGCGGGTCACCCTTCCTTTAGCCCGGCCGGGGATACTTTCCGCTTTCATTTTGGCCTGGGCCCGGGCATTAGGGGAATTTGGTGCTACTGTAACTTTGGCCGGAGCCACTAAATTTAAAACGGAAACCCTCCCCATCGCTATTTATTTAAATTTAGCCAGCGTGCGGATAGAGAAGGCGGTTATCCTTATATGGTTCCTTTTAATTCTTTCCTGTTTAGTTCTTCTTTCTGTACGTTACTTATATAGGAGGGGAACTTACCTTTGA
- a CDS encoding ABC transporter ATP-binding protein — translation MSLTLSGLCVEVQGFRLKDISFQVEQGKCLVIVGPSGAGKTLLLDTIAGVYTPKKGTILLAGRDITRARPEERNLGYLPQNLALFPHLSVLDNILFGARARKIPLEKARARVKELAELLRIEHLLDRPSPLTLSGGEKQRVALARALLVEPSVILLDEPFSALDNFIKRELIFYLKEVFSTLKNTVIHVTHDLQEAFLLADILGVMLEGRLEQVGPREEICYRPHTLGVARLFAGSNIFHGHIVEINPGTVVVKTFRGLTLELPSKEDFRLGQRVVFGISPREIMIIRPGRPLRAKVQVNVLPAQVVSILDSYGSHLVFLQLEDSGEKAELEIPSYVFRDLSLNPGSMVEVCFKKDYLWVLPEE, via the coding sequence TTGAGCCTTACCCTATCAGGCCTATGTGTAGAAGTACAGGGTTTTCGCTTAAAAGACATATCTTTTCAAGTAGAACAAGGAAAATGCTTAGTTATTGTAGGACCCTCTGGTGCCGGGAAGACGTTGCTTTTGGACACCATCGCTGGCGTGTACACCCCTAAAAAGGGAACTATCCTATTGGCGGGCCGGGATATTACCCGGGCCCGGCCAGAGGAAAGGAACCTAGGATATCTTCCCCAAAACTTGGCCCTCTTTCCCCATTTATCCGTCTTGGACAATATCCTTTTTGGAGCCCGGGCCCGCAAGATACCCTTGGAGAAAGCCCGAGCCAGGGTGAAGGAGTTAGCCGAGCTCCTCAGGATTGAGCACTTGTTAGACAGGCCTTCTCCTTTAACTTTAAGCGGTGGAGAAAAGCAAAGGGTGGCTCTGGCTAGGGCGTTGCTCGTGGAACCTTCTGTCATTTTGTTAGATGAACCTTTTTCCGCCCTGGACAATTTCATAAAGCGGGAACTTATCTTTTATCTTAAGGAAGTCTTTTCAACTTTAAAAAATACAGTGATCCATGTTACCCATGACCTGCAGGAGGCTTTTCTATTAGCTGATATTTTAGGGGTTATGTTAGAAGGGAGACTGGAGCAAGTGGGCCCTCGGGAGGAAATATGCTACCGCCCGCACACCTTAGGTGTGGCCCGGCTTTTTGCTGGCTCTAATATCTTTCACGGTCATATTGTAGAAATTAACCCTGGAACGGTGGTAGTTAAAACCTTTCGGGGTTTAACCCTAGAACTGCCTTCTAAAGAAGATTTCCGGTTAGGGCAGAGGGTAGTTTTTGGGATAAGCCCTAGAGAGATTATGATAATCCGGCCGGGTCGTCCTTTACGGGCTAAGGTGCAGGTTAATGTCCTTCCCGCCCAGGTGGTTAGTATCTTGGACAGCTACGGCAGCCACCTGGTGTTTTTACAGCTAGAGGATTCAGGAGAAAAGGCTGAACTAGAGATCCCCAGTTACGTCTTCCGGGACTTAAGTTTAAATCCTGGATCTATGGTAGAGGTATGCTTCAAGAAAGACTATTTGTGGGTATTGCCGGAGGAGTGA
- the smpB gene encoding SsrA-binding protein SmpB — MGRDIKVVAENRKARHDYFIEETLEAGIVLTGTEVKSLRSGKANIRDSFARVENGEVFLYDMHISPYEQGNRFNHEPKRPRKLLLHKHEIRRLIGKTREKGYTLIPLKVYFTTQGRAKVELALAKGKKLYDKREAIRERDAKREIERAFRDRQR; from the coding sequence ATGGGCCGGGACATAAAGGTGGTGGCGGAAAACCGCAAGGCCCGCCACGATTATTTTATCGAAGAAACCTTAGAAGCAGGTATAGTGCTTACAGGAACGGAGGTAAAATCCCTCCGCAGTGGCAAAGCCAATATCCGTGATAGCTTTGCCCGCGTGGAAAACGGAGAAGTTTTCCTTTACGATATGCATATAAGCCCATATGAACAGGGTAACCGTTTTAATCACGAACCCAAGCGGCCGAGGAAACTGCTTTTACACAAGCATGAAATACGCCGACTCATTGGTAAAACCCGAGAAAAGGGTTATACGCTTATCCCTTTAAAGGTTTATTTTACTACCCAGGGTAGAGCTAAAGTGGAACTGGCCCTAGCTAAGGGTAAAAAACTTTACGATAAGCGGGAAGCCATCCGTGAGCGGGATGCTAAGCGTGAAATAGAAAGGGCTTTCCGCGACCGGCAAAGATAA
- the lpdA gene encoding dihydrolipoyl dehydrogenase translates to MEYQIAILGAGPGGYVAAIRAAQLGAKVAVIEQDALGGTCLNRGCIPTKALLAGASIVETIKKASSFGIQVQGYQVDYSRLVARKDTVVKQLRQGISYLFKKNKVDLFPGKGYLTGPRRVAVTGPGGEVQEIEAQNIILATGSEPALLPGLGYNGRTVVTSTEALAWDSLPESIIIIGGGVIGCEFATLFNTLGVKVTIVELLPSILPMIDSELSRRYQMLLKKAGVEVKTQARVTAVEEEGEQVKVTLSSGETLISAKVLISIGRKFNTQGLGLENVGVALGPKGEIVVDDYLRTNVEGVYAIGDVTGMIQLAHVASAQGIAAVQTILGRPTKVNYDAVPSCIFTSPEIATVGLTQEEAERRGFKVKVGKFFFLASGKAQATGETEGLVKIVADGSSDKVLGVHIMGPHATELIAEATLAVTQGIKAQELAACIHAHPTLSEAVMEAAEAVHGLSIHS, encoded by the coding sequence TTGGAGTATCAAATTGCTATCCTTGGGGCCGGTCCAGGCGGTTATGTGGCGGCCATCCGGGCCGCCCAGCTGGGAGCCAAGGTAGCGGTAATAGAACAAGATGCTTTAGGTGGTACCTGCCTTAATCGCGGATGCATTCCCACTAAAGCCCTCCTGGCTGGTGCCTCTATAGTGGAGACTATAAAGAAGGCGAGCTCCTTTGGAATACAAGTGCAAGGGTACCAGGTTGATTACAGTCGTCTGGTGGCCCGCAAGGACACAGTGGTAAAACAACTGCGCCAGGGTATCAGCTACTTATTCAAAAAGAACAAGGTGGATCTCTTCCCTGGCAAAGGTTATCTCACCGGCCCCCGGCGGGTGGCGGTCACTGGTCCCGGTGGCGAAGTCCAGGAGATAGAGGCCCAGAATATCATCCTTGCCACCGGGTCAGAACCAGCTCTGCTTCCTGGCCTTGGCTACAATGGCCGTACTGTAGTAACTAGTACCGAAGCTCTGGCCTGGGATAGCCTGCCAGAGAGTATAATTATCATCGGTGGTGGCGTTATAGGGTGCGAATTTGCCACTCTATTTAACACCTTAGGTGTCAAAGTAACCATAGTGGAGCTACTGCCCTCCATTTTGCCTATGATTGACAGCGAGCTATCCCGGCGCTACCAGATGCTCCTTAAAAAGGCTGGTGTAGAGGTTAAAACCCAAGCCCGGGTTACGGCAGTAGAGGAGGAAGGCGAACAAGTTAAAGTAACCCTGTCCAGCGGCGAAACTTTAATTTCTGCTAAAGTGTTAATTTCCATTGGCCGGAAGTTTAACACTCAAGGGCTGGGGCTAGAAAATGTGGGAGTAGCTCTAGGGCCTAAAGGGGAAATCGTGGTAGATGATTACCTGCGCACCAACGTAGAGGGCGTATACGCCATAGGAGATGTAACGGGTATGATACAGCTGGCCCATGTGGCCTCGGCCCAGGGTATTGCGGCTGTACAAACTATACTTGGGCGTCCGACCAAAGTAAACTATGATGCTGTGCCCAGTTGCATTTTTACCTCTCCGGAGATTGCCACCGTAGGCCTTACCCAAGAGGAAGCAGAAAGGCGGGGATTTAAGGTTAAAGTAGGCAAGTTTTTCTTCTTGGCCAGCGGGAAAGCGCAAGCCACTGGAGAAACAGAGGGGTTAGTGAAGATAGTAGCTGATGGTTCTAGTGACAAGGTTTTAGGGGTTCACATCATGGGCCCCCATGCTACAGAGCTTATTGCCGAAGCAACTCTTGCTGTAACTCAAGGAATCAAAGCTCAAGAGCTAGCTGCATGTATCCACGCCCATCCCACCCTCTCCGAGGCTGTAATGGAGGCGGCGGAAGCAGTCCACGGGCTAAGCATACATTCTTAG
- a CDS encoding dihydrolipoamide acetyltransferase family protein, protein MPLTPTQRLVGARMLQSLRETAQFTVGREVDVSALAALRAELKRAGSPVTMTDFIHRAVVLALVEHRELQAVLDGDELVLPAAVHLGFAVARGDDLLVPVIRNAQNLSLNELAAERRRLTEAVLQGRIRPDELQGGTFTVTNLGTYGIDFFTPVLYPPQSAILGVGRTVERPVLEGGKVRPAHVLTLSLTVDHRVINGAPAARFLARLAELLSRPEALLGPEGRP, encoded by the coding sequence GTGCCCCTGACCCCGACCCAGCGCCTAGTCGGTGCGCGGATGCTCCAGAGCCTGCGAGAGACCGCCCAGTTCACGGTGGGGCGGGAGGTCGATGTCAGCGCCTTGGCCGCACTCCGGGCAGAGCTGAAGCGGGCGGGTTCACCCGTTACCATGACGGATTTTATCCATCGGGCCGTGGTCCTGGCGCTTGTGGAACATCGTGAGCTCCAGGCCGTTTTGGATGGGGACGAGCTGGTCCTGCCTGCTGCGGTGCACCTGGGATTCGCTGTCGCCCGCGGCGATGACCTACTGGTACCAGTGATCCGAAACGCCCAGAACCTAAGCCTGAACGAACTGGCTGCCGAGCGGCGTCGTCTCACCGAGGCAGTGCTACAGGGCCGTATCCGGCCCGATGAGCTCCAGGGTGGCACCTTTACGGTCACGAACCTGGGTACCTATGGTATCGATTTCTTCACCCCGGTACTCTATCCACCCCAGTCGGCAATCCTGGGTGTCGGGCGAACGGTGGAGCGACCAGTCCTGGAAGGTGGCAAGGTCCGCCCAGCGCACGTCCTAACCCTCAGCCTTACGGTGGACCACCGCGTGATCAACGGTGCACCTGCGGCCCGGTTCCTAGCCCGGCTGGCGGAGCTTCTTTCCCGACCTGAAGCCCTCTTGGGGCCGGAAGGGCGACCCTAA
- a CDS encoding alpha-ketoacid dehydrogenase subunit beta, producing the protein MSVTTTRKLTMAKAIAEAISLEMERDPRVFVMGEDVGVYGGIFGATAGLYEKFGPDRIIDTPISETGFIGAALGAAMEGMRPIVELMFVDFFGVCMDQIYNHIAKNTYFSAGNVRVPLVLMTAVGGGYNDAGQHSQCLWGTFAHLPGLKVVIPSTPYDAKGLMISAIRDDNPVIYMFHKGLMGLGWMTLIKDSTDPVPEEPYMIPFGKADVKREGKDVTVVSVAMGVYQALEAARELEKEGISVEVLDLRTLVPLDREAIINSVKKTHRLLVVDEDYLSYGMTGEVAATVAEHAFDYLEAPVKRLAVPDVPIPYSRPLEQFVLPSAPKIVAAVKELLRS; encoded by the coding sequence GTGTCGGTGACCACCACGCGAAAGCTTACCATGGCCAAGGCGATCGCCGAGGCCATCAGTCTGGAGATGGAGCGAGATCCGAGGGTCTTCGTAATGGGCGAGGATGTAGGTGTGTACGGTGGCATCTTTGGAGCCACGGCCGGGCTTTACGAGAAGTTCGGGCCGGACAGGATTATCGACACACCCATTTCCGAAACTGGCTTCATCGGTGCGGCCCTGGGAGCCGCCATGGAGGGGATGCGTCCCATCGTCGAGCTTATGTTTGTGGACTTCTTCGGTGTCTGCATGGATCAGATTTACAACCACATCGCCAAGAACACGTACTTCTCCGCTGGAAATGTACGAGTACCCCTGGTGCTTATGACAGCGGTGGGCGGCGGCTACAACGACGCGGGGCAGCATTCCCAGTGCCTGTGGGGGACTTTCGCCCACTTGCCTGGGCTCAAGGTGGTTATCCCGTCCACCCCCTACGATGCCAAGGGGCTAATGATCTCAGCCATCCGGGACGATAACCCGGTCATCTACATGTTCCACAAGGGCCTGATGGGGCTAGGCTGGATGACCCTCATTAAGGATAGTACCGATCCCGTCCCGGAGGAGCCTTATATGATCCCGTTTGGTAAAGCAGATGTAAAACGGGAAGGAAAGGACGTTACGGTCGTCAGCGTGGCCATGGGTGTCTACCAGGCCCTGGAGGCGGCCAGGGAGTTGGAGAAAGAGGGCATCAGCGTCGAGGTGCTGGACCTCCGGACTTTGGTACCGTTGGACCGGGAGGCTATCATCAATTCCGTAAAGAAGACCCACCGGCTACTGGTAGTGGACGAGGACTACCTGAGCTACGGCATGACCGGTGAGGTAGCCGCTACCGTCGCTGAGCACGCTTTCGACTACCTAGAAGCACCGGTCAAGCGGCTGGCCGTGCCGGACGTCCCTATCCCGTATTCGCGTCCCCTGGAACAGTTCGTGTTACCTTCGGCTCCCAAAATTGTGGCAGCGGTTAAGGAATTGCTCAGGTCCTGA